The stretch of DNA TCGGCAAACTCAAAGGGTACTTTAGATTGATTGCAGCCAATAAACACCATCGCTCTAAAAATGGGGTCTTGGAGTGCATAAAGGTTGGGCGGTTGAACATTTTCGTAGTCAACCAGCACATGATTAATCTTCACTCGTACTTATCCTGTTGCTGACTATGATATCTCTAAAGGGGCTGGGTGCTTGGTGGTGCCAGTGCAGTGAGCAAGGTGTTGATGAACAGATAGGGGGCGTTGGTTCCGATACTTCACGGTCAACTGTTTAGGCTAGAAATCCTCATAGCCTTAGACTTCAGATGCGATCGCTCTATGGGGCATGGCGATGATCGGACTGTAGTTGCATGTATGACATAGAATGCCCAGTCTTGCCATTAAAATCACTCATGGTTTTAACTACGAGATCTGGGTTGCTTTTTCCAGACAACTAGGGAAATGTGATGGCGCGATCGCCCTATCATCCATTCTGAAAAGTGGCACAGAGAATCGGCAAGACAAGAATCTCCGCTGCATTCTGGAACTAACGCAATGAATCTATGAGTCGTTTCTCTCCCCAATTGTTCCATGCAAAACGCCTACATTACCCAAATTGGCAAATTCCTGCCCGGTGACCCCATTGGCAATGATCAAATGGAAGACTACCTTGGACGGGTGGGCGATCGCCCCTCGCGGGTGAAGTCGCGCATCCTCAAAAGCAATGGCATTCAGCAGCGATACTATGCCCTCGATCGCCAGCAGCAGCCCACGGCGACGAATAGCCAGATGGCGGCGGCGGCGGTGCGCGATCTGTTGCAGCGTGCAGACCTTGAGCCTCAAACCATTGACCTGCTAGCCTGCGGCACCACTTGGCCAGATCTGCTGGTGCCGGGTTTTGCCAGTATGGTGCATGGCGAACTGTCGGAACTGTCGCCCCTGGAGGCAGTATCCAATCAGGGGGTTTGCTGTGCGGGGGTGGCGTCGTTGAACTATGCTACGGCCCAGGTGCAGTTGGGGAAGCGTCAGAATGCGATCGCCGTGGCCTCGGAACTGGCGTCGCGGTTGTTTAAACACAGTCGCTTTGAGGCGGAGGATGCTATTCAAGCGGGGCAGTCGCTATCCTTTGATGTGGAATTTTTGCGCTGGATGTTATCCGATGGGGCGGGTGCTCTGTTGGTACAGAATCATCCGGCTGCTCAGGGAATAAGTTTATGCATTGATTGGATCGAGTCGGTATCCCATGCCAATGCTTATCCGGTCTGTATGTATGCTGGGGTGGATAGCCCAGATACGCTAAAGGGCTGGATGGATTATCCCTCCTATGAAGCGGCGGCTAGGCAAGGGGTGATCAATCTACGGCAAAATATTCGCTTGCTGGATCAGGTCATTCGTTTAGGCATTGAGGGCTGGCTGCGCTTGATTGAACGGGGGCGGGTGCGTCCAGAGGAGATCGATTGGCTCCTCTGTCACTATTCATCCCACTTTTTCCGGGGTCAGATTGTAGACTTGTTAACCAAAGCCGGCTGTATGATTCCGGAGGAAAAGTGGTTTACTAATCTCTATACCCGAGGAAATACGGGGTGTGCCTCTATTTACCTGATGCTGGAGGAACTCTTCCAGTCGGGTAAGCTCCAGCCGGGGCAAACCATCTTTTGCTTTGTGCCCGAAAGCGGCCGGTTTACCACCGCCTACATGAAGCTGACGGTGGTGGAAGGGGCGGTGCGGGCGGTGAGTCTACCCACGGCTGCTGCACCGGTTCAGGTGCCTGCAGAAGCTGTAGATGCTTCGACCGTTTCGGCGGATCTTCTGCGACGTC from Leptolyngbya sp. CCY15150 encodes:
- a CDS encoding StlD/DarB family beta-ketosynthase, with the translated sequence MQNAYITQIGKFLPGDPIGNDQMEDYLGRVGDRPSRVKSRILKSNGIQQRYYALDRQQQPTATNSQMAAAAVRDLLQRADLEPQTIDLLACGTTWPDLLVPGFASMVHGELSELSPLEAVSNQGVCCAGVASLNYATAQVQLGKRQNAIAVASELASRLFKHSRFEAEDAIQAGQSLSFDVEFLRWMLSDGAGALLVQNHPAAQGISLCIDWIESVSHANAYPVCMYAGVDSPDTLKGWMDYPSYEAAARQGVINLRQNIRLLDQVIRLGIEGWLRLIERGRVRPEEIDWLLCHYSSHFFRGQIVDLLTKAGCMIPEEKWFTNLYTRGNTGCASIYLMLEELFQSGKLQPGQTIFCFVPESGRFTTAYMKLTVVEGAVRAVSLPTAAAPVQVPAEAVDASTVSADLLRRLALVWLEFERQLRSLPMIRRLHRGEFTLDDYKALLRNLRPQVVEGARWIARAASNMTDFRLRSTFIGHAQDEHRDFQMLERNYVSVGGDLEEIVNAEKNLGSEALSAFIFHQASRENPVDLVGSMFMIEGLGNQLAGQWATLIQQTLGLTKEQVSFLAYHSANDESHIAKLDAILNAEWMTAAIADRIVKTAQVTARLYVLQLEEIR